A portion of the Lysinibacillus timonensis genome contains these proteins:
- a CDS encoding DMT family transporter, whose product MNRKKGMALVITGAAFWGIGGTVAQKLFQQYSVDVDWLVTTRLLIAGVLLLAVQFFGKDRSQILGVWKNQRVAIRLLIFGLLGMLAVQYTYMASIKYGNAAVATLLQYLAPVMIIIYLIVRKQSVLTRGDLQTVSLALIGCFFLLTNGSISQFSVPAPAVVWGILSGVALAFYTLYAVPLLKQFNSLVIVGWAMIIGGLALSFIHPPWRVDLDHFTFEAYLYLVFVIIFGTMIAFWFYIKSLQSLEPKESSLLGSIEPLAAVFTTVFWLKETFGVFQWIGTICIMIMIVLLTLGKESISKGEDNLSSNGPSH is encoded by the coding sequence ATGAATCGAAAGAAAGGTATGGCCCTGGTTATTACAGGGGCAGCTTTTTGGGGGATTGGTGGAACCGTTGCACAAAAACTATTTCAGCAATATAGTGTTGATGTAGATTGGCTAGTCACAACACGATTGTTAATAGCCGGTGTATTACTTTTAGCCGTACAATTTTTCGGAAAAGATCGTTCTCAAATTTTAGGTGTTTGGAAAAATCAAAGAGTGGCAATACGATTACTCATTTTTGGTTTACTAGGAATGCTTGCAGTTCAATATACATATATGGCTTCAATTAAATATGGGAATGCTGCTGTTGCCACATTATTGCAGTATTTAGCACCCGTGATGATTATTATATATTTGATTGTTAGGAAACAAAGTGTTCTTACACGGGGAGATTTACAGACGGTTTCATTAGCATTAATTGGTTGCTTTTTCTTACTAACAAATGGTTCGATATCACAATTCTCAGTACCGGCACCAGCAGTTGTGTGGGGGATTTTATCTGGGGTTGCTTTAGCATTTTATACGTTATATGCAGTACCCTTACTGAAGCAATTTAACTCACTCGTTATTGTTGGTTGGGCTATGATTATCGGGGGTTTAGCATTAAGTTTTATTCATCCTCCTTGGCGAGTTGACTTAGATCACTTTACGTTTGAAGCTTACCTTTACTTAGTGTTTGTTATTATTTTTGGAACGATGATTGCTTTTTGGTTTTATATTAAAAGTTTACAAAGTCTTGAACCGAAAGAATCTAGTCTGTTAGGTAGCATAGAGCCATTAGCAGCAGTCTTTACTACTGTATTCTGGTTAAAAGAAACTTTTGGCGTTTTCCAATGGATTGGTACAATATGTATCATGATTATGATTGTTCTGCTCACCTTGGGTAAAGAGAGCATTTCCAAAGGCGAAGATAACCTTTCGAGTAATGGGCCTAGTCATTAG
- a CDS encoding helix-turn-helix domain-containing protein has protein sequence MTNFTVDQNLKELTEHRTVVLPVACYETTINENSNGYIPLHWHDEFQFVLIVKGTAIFQVNEETVHLREGEGLFINSGCLHMAEDHYNSGCVYICINVSPNFVVSHELYATFLAPYIESTNFHYLHIVPDDTWAVTVLDSIKKISQLMNERPSFYEIDINIQLMVMWKSIINNGVQLEFEQREMQKNQRMKQMLNWIHQHYADKILLEDIAYAGKLSRSECCRYFKRFLNKSPLNYVTDYRIQKSLILLQQSNYNVTEIAYQVGFNSTSYFIDKFRKTMNMTPLAYKKYKSIDS, from the coding sequence ATAACAAACTTTACTGTTGACCAAAATTTAAAAGAACTAACTGAGCATCGTACAGTTGTATTACCAGTTGCATGTTACGAAACAACAATCAATGAAAATAGTAATGGCTATATACCACTTCATTGGCACGACGAATTTCAATTTGTTCTAATCGTTAAAGGGACAGCTATTTTTCAAGTAAATGAAGAAACCGTACACTTGCGTGAAGGGGAAGGATTATTTATCAATAGTGGTTGTTTACATATGGCAGAAGATCATTACAATTCTGGCTGCGTTTATATTTGTATCAATGTATCACCCAACTTTGTTGTATCGCACGAGCTTTATGCAACATTTTTAGCCCCATATATTGAATCGACTAATTTTCACTATTTGCACATTGTTCCCGATGACACTTGGGCAGTAACTGTCTTAGATTCCATTAAGAAAATTAGTCAATTAATGAATGAACGTCCATCCTTTTATGAAATCGATATTAACATTCAATTAATGGTTATGTGGAAAAGTATCATAAACAACGGTGTTCAATTGGAATTCGAGCAGAGGGAAATGCAGAAAAATCAGCGGATGAAGCAGATGCTCAATTGGATACATCAACACTATGCGGACAAAATTCTTTTAGAGGATATCGCATACGCAGGTAAGCTAAGCCGTTCAGAATGCTGTCGCTATTTTAAACGATTTTTAAACAAATCACCTTTAAATTACGTGACAGATTATCGAATTCAAAAAAGTCTCATCTTATTACAACAATCTAATTACAATGTAACTGAAATTGCCTATCAAGTAGGTTTTAACAGTACAAGTTACTTCATTGATAAGTTTCGCAAAACAATGAACATGACACCGCTTGCTTATAAAAAATATAAAAGCATAGATTCCTAA
- a CDS encoding M20/M25/M40 family metallo-hydrolase, with protein sequence MTNKLQWSTPEQLRSLLCEVVSWDSRTYTDGERQFPFKLQRKLLENDYFQQNPDYLSLHEADYGRNLVMALYKHPTATETVVLISHFDTVQTEEYGDLEDLAFDPERLTVELHNRKNDLKDEARIDLESGNYLFGRGTMDMKMGLVLHISMIEKAISEDWPINIVLLTVPDEEVNSSGMRAAVKVLVQLRDQFNLSYKLFLNGEPSFTQKPGDENYYIYSGTIGKIMPAALFYGKETHVGEPLRGMTANYIASFMTQLMEWNALFTECDRGESTPLPVNLQQKDLKLQYSTQTPYRAVALYNVFLMKHTALDIMDRFEQVATEAAKRCNEVYKDICTQAQTHPIGEVRVIRYQDLLAYAEKKLGKEQVSNLLQDVLSNDNWDEREKSLRAADYLMTRCNELAPAIVLLFAPPYYPAVNSSDHPLIQESVELVKNVASKEFGVEVKQIHYFNGLSDLSYVNYLDDSDGWTTFEQNTPTWGSVYNIPFEEMAELQAPVLNVGPFGKDAHQSSERVHIKSAFVQTPLIIEKLIKNLFVSNSTK encoded by the coding sequence ATGACCAACAAGCTACAATGGAGTACACCAGAACAGCTTCGTTCTTTACTATGTGAAGTTGTGAGCTGGGATAGCCGTACCTATACAGATGGTGAACGACAATTTCCGTTTAAACTTCAACGAAAATTATTAGAGAATGACTATTTCCAACAAAACCCTGATTACCTATCACTACACGAAGCAGATTATGGACGAAATTTGGTAATGGCACTGTATAAGCATCCAACTGCAACTGAAACAGTTGTACTCATTAGCCATTTCGATACAGTTCAAACAGAAGAATATGGGGATTTGGAAGATCTAGCTTTTGATCCAGAGCGTCTAACAGTGGAACTACACAACCGTAAAAATGATTTAAAAGACGAAGCTAGAATTGATTTGGAATCAGGCAATTACTTATTTGGCCGTGGCACTATGGATATGAAAATGGGTCTTGTCCTTCACATATCGATGATTGAAAAGGCAATTTCAGAGGATTGGCCTATTAATATTGTTTTACTAACAGTACCAGATGAAGAAGTAAATTCTTCAGGAATGCGTGCAGCGGTAAAAGTATTAGTTCAATTACGTGATCAATTTAACCTTTCCTATAAGCTATTTTTAAATGGCGAACCTTCATTCACTCAAAAACCAGGCGATGAAAACTACTATATTTATAGCGGAACAATTGGGAAAATTATGCCTGCAGCACTTTTCTATGGAAAAGAAACACATGTAGGGGAGCCTTTAAGAGGAATGACAGCAAACTATATTGCTTCCTTCATGACACAGCTAATGGAATGGAACGCGCTCTTTACTGAATGTGATCGTGGCGAAAGTACTCCACTACCTGTTAACTTACAACAGAAAGATTTAAAACTGCAATATTCAACACAAACACCTTATCGTGCGGTTGCGCTTTACAATGTTTTTTTGATGAAACATACTGCCCTAGACATTATGGACAGGTTTGAGCAAGTAGCGACTGAAGCAGCAAAACGTTGTAATGAAGTATACAAAGACATATGCACTCAAGCTCAAACTCACCCTATAGGTGAAGTGAGGGTCATTCGTTATCAAGACTTATTAGCTTATGCTGAAAAGAAATTAGGAAAAGAACAAGTTTCTAACTTATTACAAGATGTTTTAAGTAATGACAATTGGGATGAAAGAGAAAAATCCTTACGTGCTGCAGATTACCTTATGACTCGATGCAATGAACTTGCACCTGCTATTGTATTACTATTTGCACCACCTTATTATCCAGCAGTGAATTCATCAGATCATCCACTTATTCAGGAGTCTGTTGAACTTGTGAAGAATGTAGCCTCGAAAGAATTTGGGGTTGAAGTAAAACAAATTCATTACTTTAATGGACTAAGCGATTTAAGTTACGTAAATTATCTAGATGATTCGGACGGATGGACAACATTTGAGCAAAACACACCGACTTGGGGCTCAGTTTATAACATTCCTTTCGAGGAGATGGCAGAACTTCAAGCACCCGTTCTAAACGTTGGACCATTTGGGAAGGATGCACATCAAAGTTCAGAGCGTGTTCATATAAAAAGTGCTTTTGTTCAAACTCCGCTTATTATTGAAAAGCTAATTAAAAATTTATTTGTAAGCAACAGTACTAAATAA
- a CDS encoding YitT family protein, whose translation MRLVKEYKYRMYFRELAYKIPWIFIGAMTTAVSLEVILIPHGLIDGGITGVSMMLSEMAGYPLSMLIFLFNLPFILLGLKFLGKRFAFSATFGILSLTLSTGLLERKTPFLEGNSILILIIGGILLGLGIGIVIRNGGVIDGSDVLALLISRNTRLSVGESIFAINIVIFLFALFLFGWKGALVSIITYLIAVTVVDMVRN comes from the coding sequence TTGAGATTAGTTAAAGAGTATAAATATCGTATGTACTTCCGGGAGCTTGCTTATAAAATACCTTGGATCTTCATAGGCGCAATGACAACAGCAGTAAGTCTTGAAGTAATCCTCATTCCTCATGGATTAATTGATGGTGGGATTACAGGCGTTTCAATGATGCTTTCAGAAATGGCTGGATATCCTTTAAGTATGTTGATTTTCTTGTTCAACCTACCGTTTATCCTATTAGGTTTAAAGTTTTTAGGAAAACGCTTTGCCTTTTCCGCAACGTTTGGGATTCTTTCTCTAACGCTTTCAACTGGGCTGCTAGAAAGAAAAACACCCTTCCTCGAGGGCAATTCTATCTTAATATTAATTATTGGTGGGATTTTACTTGGTCTTGGAATCGGGATTGTTATTCGTAACGGCGGCGTCATTGATGGTAGTGATGTACTGGCATTATTGATATCAAGGAATACACGTTTATCCGTTGGAGAATCTATTTTTGCGATTAATATCGTCATTTTTTTATTTGCCTTATTTTTGTTTGGTTGGAAAGGTGCATTAGTGTCGATTATTACATATTTAATTGCGGTGACGGTCGTAGATATGGTGAGGAATTAG
- a CDS encoding MarR family winged helix-turn-helix transcriptional regulator: MEGFFQAYLKLYRPLITSLNELMIPYELSYSLWQVIYYIQNNGPTTLVDISNYYEVEKPTITRRVHRLEELQLIAQIPGKDRREKKIQLTPHGKEIYKALRKKITELEKSTMEGIAQQEQQITFQTLPKIQNNLMNKEGY; encoded by the coding sequence ATGGAAGGGTTCTTTCAAGCGTATTTAAAACTATATCGACCACTCATTACGAGTCTCAATGAGTTAATGATTCCATACGAACTTTCCTATTCGTTATGGCAAGTAATTTACTATATTCAAAATAACGGGCCAACTACCCTCGTGGATATTTCTAATTATTATGAAGTAGAGAAGCCGACAATTACGAGAAGAGTACATCGTCTCGAGGAACTTCAACTAATTGCTCAAATTCCTGGGAAAGACCGCAGGGAAAAGAAAATCCAGCTTACGCCGCATGGAAAAGAAATCTACAAAGCACTTCGCAAAAAAATCACCGAATTAGAAAAGAGTACAATGGAAGGCATCGCCCAACAAGAACAACAAATAACCTTCCAAACGCTACCAAAAATTCAAAACAATCTTATGAATAAAGAAGGGTATTAA
- a CDS encoding MFS transporter, translated as MNKPKLWTKDFIIVSTVNFFLTLVFYLLIVIMGVYAVDKYQASTSQAGLVTGIFIIGALIGRIFVGSQIDKIGRKKMLYIGLVLYVITTALYFVQIDINFLLVNRFLHGIMLGIASTATGTIVAQIIPMTRKGEGIGYFSMSSTLATAIGPFIGLLMSQHTSYQWIFALCLVIGIISLITAFFLYIPKLEEGTKSESNEKRFSISNFIEIKAIPIAIVTLVVAFCYSSVLSYINFYAIEINQVAAASFFFLVYSLAVLFSRPFTGRLLDLKGANYIMYPAFILFTIGLFLLSIANNGFMLLIAGVLIGLGFGNMQSCTQAIAVKLTSPHRMGLATATFFIFLDAGLGFGPYLLGFMIPFMTYGKLYGILSGVVLVSIVLYFFLHGRKEKQLAAE; from the coding sequence GTGAATAAGCCAAAATTATGGACGAAGGATTTTATTATCGTATCCACCGTCAATTTTTTCTTAACGTTAGTTTTCTATTTATTAATTGTTATTATGGGTGTTTATGCCGTTGATAAGTATCAGGCATCTACAAGTCAAGCTGGGCTTGTAACAGGAATTTTTATTATTGGGGCATTGATCGGCCGGATATTTGTAGGTAGTCAGATTGATAAAATTGGACGTAAGAAAATGCTCTATATTGGATTAGTGCTTTATGTCATAACGACAGCATTATATTTTGTTCAAATAGATATTAACTTCTTACTTGTGAACCGCTTTTTACATGGTATTATGCTAGGGATTGCTAGTACTGCAACGGGTACGATTGTTGCCCAAATTATTCCGATGACAAGAAAGGGAGAGGGAATTGGCTATTTTAGTATGAGTTCAACGCTCGCAACAGCCATTGGACCTTTCATTGGATTACTGATGAGCCAACATACAAGCTATCAATGGATTTTTGCACTATGTCTTGTAATTGGTATTATTAGTCTTATTACTGCATTCTTCTTGTATATCCCTAAATTGGAGGAAGGTACAAAATCGGAATCAAACGAAAAACGCTTCAGCATCTCAAACTTCATTGAGATAAAGGCAATTCCGATTGCAATCGTAACACTGGTTGTGGCGTTTTGTTATTCAAGCGTTCTTTCGTATATTAATTTCTATGCGATTGAGATTAATCAGGTGGCTGCTGCAAGCTTCTTCTTCCTTGTGTATTCACTAGCAGTACTATTTTCTCGACCATTTACTGGCCGTTTGCTAGATTTAAAAGGGGCAAACTACATAATGTACCCGGCATTTATCCTATTTACTATTGGATTGTTTCTATTAAGTATTGCAAACAATGGCTTTATGCTGTTAATAGCAGGTGTATTGATTGGTCTTGGTTTTGGGAATATGCAGTCTTGTACACAGGCGATTGCGGTAAAATTGACGTCGCCTCATCGAATGGGCTTAGCGACAGCGACATTCTTTATCTTCCTTGATGCCGGCCTTGGCTTTGGTCCATATTTGCTTGGGTTTATGATCCCGTTCATGACATACGGCAAACTTTACGGTATTTTAAGTGGAGTTGTATTAGTGTCAATTGTTCTTTATTTCTTCTTGCATGGAAGGAAAGAAAAGCAATTGGCAGCTGAATAA
- a CDS encoding MFS transporter: MDKPKLWTKDFLIVSTINFFLTLVFFLLVVIIALYAVEAYQASTSEAGLVTGIFIIGTLIGRLFIGNIMDKIGRKKTLSIGLTLYVVTTAFYFIQLGLHFLLLNRFLHGVTLGIASTAVITIATQIIPRQRKGEGIGYFSLSSVVATAIGPLVGLFMSQHTSFELIFGLCLLLSAISFITSFFLHIPPMEEPFRINQVDQELTQIQPRAKGFQLSNFIEFKAIPISLVILVAGFCYSSVLSYINFYAIEMNQVSAASFFFLVYSLAVLASRPFTGRLIDLKGENYVMYPAFISFTIGLYLLSIANSSLLLLVAGAFIGLGYGNLQSCSQAVAVKYTKPIRMGLATATFFIFIEIGLGVGPSILGLFIPTLGYAKLYGILSGVVILTTILYFFLHGRRVKEIVSE; this comes from the coding sequence TTGGATAAACCAAAATTATGGACGAAGGATTTTTTGATTGTCTCTACCATTAATTTTTTCTTAACGCTAGTCTTTTTTTTGTTAGTTGTCATCATTGCGTTATACGCAGTAGAGGCATATCAGGCATCAACGAGTGAAGCCGGGTTAGTAACGGGGATTTTCATTATTGGAACATTAATCGGCCGACTATTTATTGGGAATATTATGGATAAAATAGGCCGGAAGAAAACTTTATCGATTGGATTGACGCTGTATGTAGTGACAACGGCGTTTTATTTTATCCAATTAGGACTTCACTTTTTACTTTTGAACCGCTTTTTACATGGAGTGACATTAGGGATTGCGAGTACAGCAGTTATTACAATTGCAACACAAATCATCCCTCGACAAAGGAAAGGGGAAGGGATCGGATATTTCAGCTTAAGTTCTGTCGTTGCTACTGCAATCGGTCCATTAGTTGGTCTTTTTATGAGTCAGCACACTAGCTTTGAATTGATTTTCGGATTGTGCCTATTACTATCGGCTATTAGTTTTATTACTTCCTTTTTCTTGCATATTCCACCAATGGAAGAACCGTTTCGTATAAATCAAGTTGACCAAGAATTGACTCAAATACAGCCGAGAGCAAAGGGTTTCCAACTATCAAACTTCATTGAATTTAAAGCAATTCCTATATCACTGGTCATTTTGGTGGCTGGTTTTTGTTATTCCAGCGTACTGTCATATATTAACTTTTACGCAATTGAGATGAATCAAGTCAGCGCGGCAAGCTTTTTCTTTCTCGTATATTCGTTGGCTGTGCTTGCTTCACGCCCATTTACTGGCCGTCTCATTGATTTAAAGGGTGAAAATTATGTAATGTATCCTGCGTTTATTAGCTTTACTATTGGTCTATATCTATTAAGCATTGCAAATAGCAGCTTATTGTTGTTAGTGGCAGGAGCTTTTATTGGTCTTGGCTATGGAAATTTACAATCATGCTCGCAAGCTGTTGCAGTAAAGTACACAAAACCAATTCGAATGGGATTAGCAACTGCCACATTTTTTATTTTCATCGAGATAGGCCTTGGTGTGGGCCCTTCGATTTTAGGTCTCTTCATTCCAACTCTAGGTTATGCGAAACTTTATGGCATTCTTAGTGGCGTCGTCATATTGACAACAATCCTCTACTTCTTCCTGCATGGCAGAAGAGTGAAGGAAATAGTGAGTGAGTAG
- a CDS encoding RNA polymerase sigma factor, translated as MESGFLAMYDQYFNDIYRYVFVKTGNKWDAEDIVSEIFRKSYKKREQINEIRDQKAWLFAIARNTVIDYYRKKKGIAMGEDIEHYMTPVPFEDSLEKSEELTCLKKSLHFLPKEEMEIINLRYFAELQFKEVASLLELPDNSIRVKTGRITKKLKQLMKKCLGEG; from the coding sequence TTGGAAAGTGGTTTCTTGGCCATGTATGATCAATATTTTAATGATATATATAGATATGTGTTTGTGAAAACTGGGAACAAGTGGGATGCAGAAGATATTGTCAGTGAGATTTTCCGTAAATCCTATAAAAAACGCGAGCAAATAAATGAGATTCGCGATCAAAAAGCTTGGCTCTTCGCGATTGCACGAAATACAGTTATAGACTATTACAGAAAGAAAAAAGGAATTGCCATGGGAGAAGATATTGAGCATTATATGACCCCAGTTCCCTTTGAGGATTCCTTAGAAAAGTCGGAAGAACTGACCTGCTTAAAAAAGTCTCTACACTTTTTGCCAAAGGAAGAAATGGAGATTATTAATTTACGATATTTTGCCGAGTTGCAGTTTAAGGAAGTCGCTAGCCTACTTGAGTTACCAGACAATTCAATCCGGGTAAAAACAGGGCGCATAACAAAAAAACTAAAACAACTAATGAAAAAATGTTTGGGGGAAGGCTGA
- a CDS encoding AAA family ATPase, giving the protein MIIWINGAFGSGKTQTAYELHRRIPNSFVYDPENIGFFIGKNIPKETRKNDFQDYPIWRELNYNLLKYIEQEYKGIIIVPMTIVCPQYFQEIVSKLRSEGIAVHHFVLSASEDTLIKRLRGRGEGKNSWAVKQIDRCIKGLANDLFQQHIDTNEMSIEKVAETIASLLNISLRPDHRSQFKKKIDRIKTQFKQLRIFN; this is encoded by the coding sequence TTGATCATTTGGATAAATGGAGCGTTTGGCTCAGGGAAAACGCAAACTGCTTACGAGTTACATAGAAGAATTCCTAACTCATTTGTCTATGACCCTGAAAATATTGGATTCTTTATAGGGAAGAACATCCCAAAGGAAACGCGCAAAAATGACTTTCAAGATTATCCAATCTGGCGGGAGCTCAATTACAACTTACTTAAGTATATAGAACAAGAATACAAAGGAATTATTATTGTACCAATGACGATTGTTTGCCCACAATATTTTCAAGAGATTGTCAGTAAACTTAGAAGCGAAGGTATAGCCGTTCATCATTTTGTACTATCAGCTTCAGAGGATACACTAATAAAGAGATTACGAGGAAGAGGAGAAGGGAAGAACTCATGGGCAGTAAAACAAATTGACCGTTGTATCAAAGGGTTAGCAAATGATTTGTTTCAACAACATATCGATACGAATGAGATGTCAATCGAAAAAGTAGCCGAAACTATTGCTTCTTTGCTTAATATCTCCTTACGACCGGATCATCGTAGTCAGTTTAAGAAAAAAATAGATCGGATAAAAACACAATTTAAACAGCTGAGAATTTTTAATTGA
- a CDS encoding manganese catalase family protein, translated as MFYHIKELQYNAKPDKPDPVYAKKLQEVLGGQFGEITVMMQYLFQGWNCRGEEKYRDMLLDIGTEEMAHVEMLATMIARLLDKAPVQDQEEAVKDPIIGAVLGGMNPQHAIVSGLGATPTDSVGYPWNSRYTIASGNLLADFRANLNAESQGRLQVVRLYESTTDSGVRDMLSFLIARDTMHQNQWMAAIEELEQNQKPIVPSTFPQELEKQQVSYSFMNFSKGEESSQGRWASGESMDGQGNFEYIANPAAMGEIPKLEQAPAYIHNSPIPGELPPGAGLANYQPQIFKDFDGDDHEFKHLNSH; from the coding sequence TTGTTCTATCATATTAAAGAATTACAATATAATGCAAAGCCTGATAAGCCTGATCCTGTCTATGCAAAGAAGTTGCAGGAAGTTTTAGGTGGACAATTCGGTGAAATTACGGTAATGATGCAGTATCTTTTCCAAGGTTGGAATTGCCGTGGTGAAGAAAAGTACCGTGATATGCTGTTAGATATAGGTACAGAGGAAATGGCGCACGTTGAAATGCTTGCAACAATGATTGCACGATTGCTAGATAAAGCACCTGTTCAAGACCAAGAAGAAGCTGTTAAGGATCCGATTATCGGTGCCGTTTTGGGTGGAATGAATCCTCAGCACGCAATTGTATCTGGATTGGGTGCGACGCCTACCGACTCTGTAGGTTATCCATGGAATTCACGTTATACGATTGCAAGCGGAAACCTTTTAGCTGATTTCCGCGCAAACCTAAATGCAGAATCACAAGGGAGACTGCAGGTAGTTCGTTTGTATGAATCTACAACTGATTCTGGTGTTAGAGATATGCTATCATTCTTAATCGCCCGTGATACAATGCACCAAAATCAATGGATGGCGGCAATTGAGGAATTAGAGCAAAATCAAAAGCCTATCGTGCCTAGCACTTTCCCACAGGAGCTTGAAAAGCAACAAGTTTCTTATTCCTTTATGAATTTCTCAAAAGGCGAAGAAAGTTCGCAAGGACGTTGGGCTAGTGGAGAAAGCATGGATGGACAAGGCAATTTCGAATATATTGCAAACCCTGCAGCAATGGGTGAAATACCGAAGTTGGAGCAAGCCCCAGCCTATATTCATAATTCGCCTATTCCTGGTGAATTACCACCTGGAGCAGGATTAGCGAATTACCAACCACAGATTTTTAAAGACTTCGACGGAGATGATCATGAGTTCAAACATTTGAATTCGCATTAA
- a CDS encoding DUF421 domain-containing protein — translation MNFTELLIRLVTAFIVLFVLTRIMGRKEISQMTFFNFVSAIAIGSITGNLAVSPSLSIQNGVIALVGWAIFTLIMAFIDIKFKSARKFTTGEPIIVIKEGKIMESSLRKSQLDVDSLLSMLRAKDVFSLKDVEYAIFETSGNLSVMKKENIQPVTKGDLNIQSKYKMYPTATQVISDGQINTNNLARLNLDQNWLEQQLLNAGINSPSQVFFAEVQPDGSLYIDNKDDQLMN, via the coding sequence ATGAATTTTACAGAGCTTCTAATCAGGCTGGTTACCGCTTTTATTGTATTATTTGTTCTAACTCGAATTATGGGAAGAAAAGAAATTAGTCAAATGACTTTTTTTAACTTTGTATCAGCTATTGCCATAGGATCTATCACAGGAAATTTAGCCGTGAGTCCAAGTCTTTCCATACAAAATGGAGTCATTGCACTAGTAGGATGGGCAATCTTTACATTGATTATGGCTTTCATTGACATAAAATTTAAATCAGCCAGAAAGTTTACAACAGGTGAACCTATTATTGTTATAAAGGAAGGAAAGATCATGGAGAGCTCGCTTCGGAAATCGCAATTGGACGTAGATTCGTTATTATCGATGCTTCGTGCAAAGGACGTTTTCTCTTTAAAAGATGTGGAGTATGCTATTTTTGAAACAAGCGGAAATCTTTCTGTTATGAAAAAAGAGAATATACAGCCTGTAACAAAAGGGGATCTAAATATACAATCAAAATACAAAATGTATCCAACAGCTACGCAAGTAATTTCAGATGGGCAGATTAATACAAATAATTTAGCCCGATTAAACCTAGACCAAAACTGGTTAGAACAGCAATTGCTAAATGCAGGAATCAATTCTCCTTCACAAGTGTTTTTTGCGGAAGTGCAACCAGACGGAAGCCTATATATTGATAACAAAGATGATCAACTAATGAACTAA
- a CDS encoding DMT family transporter, whose amino-acid sequence MKNSVLLGAFLCFIAAVSWGAMFPVAHEAFKHINPFYFTIIRYGAVTLILVALLLWKEGKQAFRFEGKVLRLWFFGTMAFTVYNLFIFWGEDLLGQSGVMVASIMESLMPMISIVIVWMLFKKRPHVFTLSCVLVSFIGAMLVITKGDIQSFLGATDHIIPNVLIFIAVIGWVIYTMGGSEFSDWSALRYSTLSCLLGTITAIVITVGTTLFGYTTVPSVGDIVAVSPHMLFMIIFPGLIALLGWNIGVSILSPLNGLLFINFVPVTTLLISIIQGNAVTIFDLIGTVFIIIALLSNNVFVRMMQKKEAEEHVQTNLSESLS is encoded by the coding sequence TTGAAAAACAGTGTATTGTTAGGTGCTTTTTTATGCTTTATTGCTGCTGTTTCATGGGGAGCTATGTTTCCAGTAGCACATGAGGCTTTCAAACATATCAATCCATTCTATTTTACGATTATTCGTTACGGGGCAGTAACGCTCATTTTAGTAGCCCTACTATTATGGAAAGAAGGCAAACAAGCTTTTCGATTTGAAGGGAAAGTCTTGCGTTTATGGTTTTTCGGAACAATGGCGTTTACGGTCTATAATCTTTTTATCTTCTGGGGAGAAGATTTATTAGGTCAATCTGGCGTAATGGTCGCATCTATAATGGAATCATTGATGCCGATGATTTCAATTGTTATCGTATGGATGCTGTTTAAAAAACGTCCACATGTCTTTACGTTATCATGCGTGTTAGTGTCTTTTATCGGCGCTATGTTAGTTATTACAAAAGGCGATATTCAATCTTTCCTTGGTGCAACAGATCATATCATTCCTAATGTACTTATTTTCATTGCAGTAATTGGATGGGTCATTTATACAATGGGTGGTAGTGAATTTAGTGATTGGTCTGCGTTACGATACTCAACATTAAGTTGTTTACTTGGTACAATCACAGCAATTGTGATCACTGTAGGAACAACCCTGTTTGGCTATACTACTGTCCCATCAGTTGGTGACATAGTAGCAGTAAGCCCACATATGTTGTTTATGATTATATTCCCTGGACTTATAGCGTTACTAGGTTGGAATATCGGTGTTAGTATTTTATCACCATTAAATGGATTACTGTTCATCAACTTTGTTCCTGTTACAACGCTCTTAATATCGATTATCCAAGGAAATGCGGTTACGATATTTGATCTTATTGGTACTGTCTTTATCATCATTGCTCTTCTATCGAATAATGTTTTTGTAAGGATGATGCAAAAGAAAGAGGCAGAAGAGCATGTTCAGACGAATTTAAGCGAAAGTTTATCCTAA